The Amycolatopsis sp. 195334CR genome window below encodes:
- a CDS encoding maleylpyruvate isomerase N-terminal domain-containing protein gives MDLFSRSWTALLAAVAELTDEEFARPSGCAGWLVRDLVCHLVIDAQDVLITLVTPTEAEPDRDAVTYWAVSQTPPTGDDPLDALIVRLAAAYQEPGLLKFHLNDVGSAAGRAAVLADPGLRVSTQDMVLTAGDYLSAYVLEWTLHHLDLIAHLPGAAQPPAAGLARTREMLEEIAGTKFPASFSDQDALLVGTGRRTPTDAETAELGELAAKLPFVLG, from the coding sequence GTGGATCTCTTTTCGCGCTCCTGGACGGCTTTGCTCGCGGCGGTCGCCGAACTCACCGATGAGGAATTCGCCCGGCCTTCGGGCTGCGCGGGCTGGCTCGTCCGCGATCTGGTCTGCCACCTGGTGATCGACGCCCAGGACGTGCTGATCACCCTGGTCACGCCCACCGAAGCCGAACCGGACCGCGACGCCGTCACCTACTGGGCGGTCTCGCAGACCCCGCCGACCGGCGACGACCCGCTCGACGCGCTGATCGTCCGGCTGGCTGCCGCGTACCAGGAACCGGGCCTGCTGAAGTTCCACCTCAACGACGTCGGGTCCGCCGCCGGACGCGCGGCGGTGCTCGCCGACCCGGGGCTGCGCGTCAGCACGCAGGACATGGTGCTCACCGCGGGCGACTACCTCTCCGCGTACGTCCTGGAGTGGACGCTGCACCACCTCGACCTGATCGCGCACCTGCCCGGAGCCGCGCAACCGCCCGCGGCGGGTCTCGCCAGGACACGCGAAATGCTGGAGGAAATCGCCGGGACGAAGTTCCCCGCGTCGTTTTCCGACCAGGACGCGCTGCTCGTCGGTACCGGCCGCCGCACCCCGACCGACGCCGAAACGGCCGAGCTCGGCGAGTTGGCCGCGAAGCTGCCTTTCGTGCTCGGTTAG
- a CDS encoding DoxX family protein, giving the protein MGSSGLVFSPLSIVLAAVFCAAGGSKLAGAPAMRQTAAHLRISPATDKLVGALELAAVAALIVGFWAVGLAIAASAGLVLLMLGAVLAHRRVDDQLGRYMPALVLGLLAAGNVVLLTVS; this is encoded by the coding sequence ATGGGTTCGAGCGGACTGGTCTTCTCGCCGCTGTCGATCGTGCTCGCCGCGGTGTTCTGCGCGGCGGGCGGGTCGAAGCTCGCCGGCGCGCCCGCGATGCGGCAGACGGCGGCCCACCTGCGGATCAGCCCGGCCACGGACAAGCTGGTCGGCGCGCTCGAACTGGCCGCCGTCGCGGCGCTGATCGTCGGGTTCTGGGCGGTCGGGCTGGCCATCGCCGCTTCGGCCGGCCTGGTCCTGCTGATGCTCGGGGCGGTGCTGGCCCACCGCCGGGTTGACGACCAGCTGGGCCGGTACATGCCCGCGCTGGTGCTGGGCCTGCTCGCGGCGGGGAACGTGGTGCTGTTGACTGTCAGTTAA
- a CDS encoding serine/threonine-protein kinase, protein MGRVVKALNPGEPGQVGRYRLVAALGEGGMGRVLLAMAPDGRLVALKQIHPGLAHDPGFRERFRREVATSRLVSGAYTAAVMDADPDAATPWLASVFVPGPSLTEAVAAGGPLPPESLRYLTAGLALALGEIHRAGLVHRDLKPSNVILAADGPRVIDFGIARAVEGTSELTHTGSIIGSPGFMSPEQAEGRPLSPASDVFSLGALLAMAASGHSPFTGTSTPHTLYNVVHNQPDLRGLPPEIRRIAEACLAKDPEQRPAPAWILEQLGPIAPTHTPWPPVVPHLIEQQRLAVHQALHPPKPRKSRRGLVVAGAAAGVVALIAGSILAVELTSDDPPPQPAAQSAPPAPATSTPPNPDPLGTDKLRTVDPCRVLDGKSVPGVGVLKPRIDVHLWTCTYEGPNGDWVDLGLGDNQPIGGVPSGELAGLPLTVKEGDACEVAVPVNGSVDTTIKASISASAKLDQPCDVAKAMLTEAITRLREDPPQHEQPPGSLIPVAPCALASAAEVQPFLGPVTEVKPEHLHGCRWEVSGFLTVDLITSYPPVQSKDAYYDVTGTVDVNGTPVYLTKKYRDGAGASCTLTWLHRPIDDRSGEVVELHHSITGAAPAPDQVCTPSLEFAKLIMPKLPKP, encoded by the coding sequence GTGGGGAGAGTCGTGAAGGCGTTGAATCCGGGCGAACCGGGGCAGGTCGGGCGGTATCGGCTCGTGGCGGCCCTTGGCGAGGGCGGGATGGGCCGGGTCCTGCTCGCGATGGCGCCCGACGGCAGGCTCGTCGCGCTCAAGCAGATCCACCCCGGCCTCGCGCACGATCCGGGGTTCCGGGAGCGCTTCCGCCGCGAGGTGGCCACCTCGCGCCTGGTCTCCGGCGCCTACACCGCGGCGGTGATGGACGCCGACCCCGACGCGGCGACGCCCTGGCTGGCGTCGGTGTTCGTGCCGGGCCCCTCGTTGACCGAAGCCGTGGCGGCCGGTGGACCGCTGCCGCCGGAGTCGTTGCGGTACCTGACGGCCGGGCTCGCGCTGGCACTCGGCGAGATCCACCGCGCGGGGCTGGTGCACCGCGACCTCAAGCCGAGCAACGTCATCCTGGCCGCGGACGGGCCGCGCGTGATCGACTTCGGGATCGCCCGCGCGGTCGAGGGCACCTCGGAGCTGACGCACACCGGCTCGATCATCGGATCGCCCGGGTTCATGTCGCCCGAGCAGGCCGAGGGACGCCCGCTGAGCCCGGCCAGCGACGTCTTCTCCCTGGGCGCGCTGCTCGCCATGGCGGCCAGCGGGCACAGCCCGTTCACCGGCACCTCCACCCCGCACACCCTCTACAACGTGGTCCACAACCAGCCGGACCTGCGCGGCCTGCCGCCGGAGATCCGGCGCATCGCGGAGGCGTGCCTCGCCAAGGACCCCGAGCAGCGCCCGGCCCCGGCGTGGATCCTCGAGCAACTCGGCCCGATCGCGCCCACCCACACCCCGTGGCCCCCGGTGGTGCCGCACCTGATCGAGCAGCAACGCCTCGCCGTGCACCAGGCGTTGCACCCGCCGAAGCCGCGCAAGTCCCGTCGTGGCCTGGTCGTCGCGGGGGCCGCGGCCGGGGTGGTCGCGTTGATCGCGGGGTCCATCCTCGCCGTTGAACTCACCTCCGACGACCCGCCGCCGCAGCCCGCCGCCCAGTCGGCACCACCCGCCCCGGCGACCAGCACGCCGCCCAACCCCGACCCGCTGGGCACCGACAAACTGCGCACGGTGGACCCGTGCCGGGTGCTCGACGGCAAGTCGGTGCCGGGCGTCGGCGTGCTGAAGCCCCGCATCGACGTGCACCTGTGGACCTGCACCTACGAGGGCCCGAACGGTGACTGGGTGGACCTCGGCCTCGGCGACAACCAGCCGATCGGCGGCGTGCCGTCCGGGGAACTCGCCGGGCTGCCGCTGACCGTCAAGGAGGGCGACGCCTGCGAGGTGGCGGTCCCGGTCAACGGCAGCGTCGACACCACGATCAAGGCCTCGATCAGCGCCAGCGCGAAGCTGGACCAGCCGTGCGACGTGGCGAAGGCGATGCTCACCGAGGCCATCACCCGGCTGCGCGAGGACCCGCCGCAGCACGAGCAGCCGCCGGGCTCGCTCATCCCGGTCGCGCCCTGCGCGCTGGCCTCGGCCGCCGAGGTCCAGCCGTTCCTCGGGCCGGTGACCGAGGTCAAGCCCGAGCACCTGCACGGCTGCCGCTGGGAGGTCTCCGGCTTCCTGACCGTCGACCTGATCACGAGCTATCCGCCGGTGCAGTCGAAGGACGCCTACTACGACGTCACCGGCACCGTCGACGTCAACGGCACACCGGTGTACCTGACCAAGAAGTACCGGGACGGTGCCGGGGCGAGTTGCACGCTGACCTGGCTGCACCGGCCCATCGACGACCGCAGCGGCGAGGTGGTCGAACTGCACCACAGCATCACCGGCGCCGCGCCCGCCCCCGACCAGGTGTGCACGCCGTCGCTCGAGTTCGCCAAGCTGATCATGCCGAAACTGCCGAAACCGTAG
- a CDS encoding pyridoxal phosphate-dependent aminotransferase, which yields MATFPGPARRADVPPFHVMDVLSAAQARQRSHGDVVSLAAGQPTAGAPRPVREAAEKALHDDNLGYTVQLGIPELREAIAEHYDRQYSLEVGAEDVIVTTGSSGGFLLSFLSAFDPGDRVAMARPGYPAYRNLLTSLGCEVVEFGVDASTRFQPTVDLLDQLGPIKGLIVASPTNPAGTVLPPGELAAIAGWCSSHGVQLISDEIYHGITYDTEAACAWQSSTEALVLGSFSKYFAMTGWRLGWMLVPQRLHRAVDVLTGNFTICPPALAQQAALAAFHPESYAELDGHVAHYRANRDHLLDGLRSIGLDVAAPVDGAFYAYVDVSAYTDDSLSWCQRLLADTGLAITPGIDFDPVDGGKFVRLSFAGAREDLTEAVRRLGGWLGGTPAFP from the coding sequence ATGGCCACGTTCCCCGGTCCGGCCCGGCGCGCCGACGTTCCCCCGTTCCACGTGATGGATGTGCTGTCCGCGGCGCAGGCCCGCCAGCGTTCCCACGGCGACGTCGTTTCGCTCGCCGCGGGCCAGCCCACCGCCGGCGCGCCCCGCCCGGTGCGGGAGGCCGCCGAGAAGGCGCTCCACGACGACAACCTCGGCTACACCGTCCAGCTCGGCATCCCGGAACTGCGCGAAGCCATCGCCGAGCACTACGACCGCCAGTACTCGCTCGAGGTCGGCGCCGAGGACGTGATCGTCACGACCGGCTCGTCCGGCGGTTTCCTGCTCTCGTTCCTGTCCGCCTTCGACCCCGGCGACCGGGTCGCGATGGCCAGGCCCGGCTACCCCGCCTACCGCAACCTGCTCACCTCGCTCGGCTGCGAGGTGGTCGAGTTCGGGGTGGACGCGAGCACCCGCTTCCAGCCGACCGTGGACCTGCTCGACCAGCTCGGCCCGATCAAGGGGCTGATCGTGGCCAGCCCGACCAATCCGGCGGGCACCGTGCTGCCGCCGGGTGAGCTGGCCGCCATCGCCGGCTGGTGCTCCTCGCACGGCGTCCAGCTGATCAGCGACGAGATCTACCACGGCATCACCTACGACACCGAGGCCGCGTGCGCCTGGCAGAGTTCGACCGAGGCGCTGGTGCTCGGCTCGTTCTCCAAGTACTTCGCGATGACCGGCTGGCGGCTGGGCTGGATGCTGGTGCCGCAGCGGCTGCACCGCGCGGTCGACGTGCTGACCGGCAACTTCACCATCTGCCCGCCCGCGCTCGCCCAGCAGGCCGCGCTCGCCGCCTTCCACCCCGAGTCCTACGCCGAACTGGACGGCCACGTGGCGCACTACCGCGCCAACCGCGACCACCTGCTCGACGGCCTGCGGAGCATCGGCCTGGACGTCGCGGCCCCGGTCGACGGCGCCTTCTACGCCTACGTCGACGTGTCCGCGTACACCGACGACAGCCTCAGCTGGTGCCAGCGCCTGCTCGCCGACACCGGCCTGGCGATCACCCCCGGCATCGACTTCGACCCGGTGGACGGCGGCAAGTTCGTCCGGCTGTCCTTCGCCGGTGCCCGTGAAGATCTCACCGAAGCCGTGCGCCGGCTGGGCGGCTGGCTCGGGGGAACCCCGGCTTTTCCCTGA
- a CDS encoding transglycosylase SLT domain-containing protein produces MGALGLPAEWPEVENKAKEVEKVNPATIQKAADEFKEAGANADDHAAELKNAAAGLQDGVWDGPAADEFFAYVAKVGDAGKKFKDKLDEVATELEGLQKDLTEIKRKIETTRDDAKKKIDDKIAATDTAVAQAQQQAQNGQTPNPSPDAIIAAAKAENDTTASNAKTDIENLLAEADKKIAKSQELMKKEIEGGFSSVTPPGTASGGSSGHNGGGGGSSGGGGGSSSGGGGSSSGGGGGLGPSGGPPSSGPPPGNVDQWIREAIKILQANGIPVTEDNIDEIWTIIEKESGGDPHAINNWDSNAAKGTPSKGLMQCIDPTFQAHKLPGHDDIYNPVDNIIAGVRYTFDRYGGFEGHPGLKAMAGGGGYQGY; encoded by the coding sequence ATGGGCGCACTCGGATTGCCGGCGGAATGGCCGGAGGTCGAGAACAAGGCCAAAGAGGTCGAAAAGGTCAATCCGGCCACCATTCAGAAGGCGGCCGACGAATTCAAGGAAGCCGGCGCGAATGCCGACGACCACGCCGCCGAGCTGAAGAACGCCGCGGCCGGCCTGCAGGACGGGGTCTGGGACGGCCCGGCGGCCGACGAGTTCTTCGCCTACGTGGCCAAGGTCGGGGACGCGGGCAAGAAGTTCAAGGACAAGCTCGACGAGGTCGCCACCGAGCTCGAAGGCCTGCAGAAGGACCTCACCGAGATCAAGCGCAAGATCGAGACCACCCGCGACGACGCGAAGAAGAAGATCGACGACAAGATCGCGGCCACCGACACGGCGGTCGCCCAGGCCCAGCAGCAGGCCCAGAACGGGCAGACGCCGAACCCGAGCCCGGACGCGATCATCGCCGCCGCCAAGGCGGAGAACGACACCACCGCCAGCAACGCCAAGACCGACATCGAGAACCTGCTCGCCGAGGCCGACAAGAAGATCGCCAAGTCACAGGAGCTGATGAAGAAGGAGATCGAGGGCGGTTTCTCCTCGGTCACCCCGCCCGGGACCGCCAGCGGTGGCTCCAGCGGCCACAACGGCGGTGGCGGCGGCAGCTCCGGCGGTGGTGGCGGCTCGTCCAGCGGCGGGGGCGGGAGCTCCTCGGGCGGTGGTGGCGGCCTCGGCCCGAGCGGTGGCCCGCCGTCCAGCGGACCGCCGCCCGGCAACGTGGACCAGTGGATCCGCGAGGCCATCAAGATCCTCCAGGCCAACGGCATCCCGGTCACCGAGGACAACATCGACGAGATCTGGACGATCATCGAGAAGGAGTCCGGCGGCGACCCCCACGCGATCAACAACTGGGACTCCAACGCGGCCAAGGGCACCCCGTCCAAGGGCTTGATGCAGTGCATCGACCCGACCTTCCAGGCCCACAAGCTGCCCGGCCACGACGACATCTACAACCCGGTGGACAACATCATCGCGGGCGTCCGCTACACCTTCGACCGCTACGGCGGCTTCGAAGGCCACCCCGGCCTGAAGGCGATGGCCGGCGGCGGCGGGTACCAGGGCTACTGA
- a CDS encoding SAM-dependent methyltransferase, whose product MPGPGPVPIDYSQPNQARFHDALLGGADNYEADRELLRRVLEVVPGAPAAAKELQLWMLRAVRFLAERAGVAQFADLGSGLPSAPPIHRVVQQFHPRARVAYVDNDPLVLAHGRARLVDYDSTHFLGCDFTDPAGTLADLAVHLDLDQPVGLVANAMLHHLEDLDQAKKVLHGYVDALAPGSYLLLTHLHNESPAARELLKLYEGTPLQAVARSREQITELFDGLRILEPGLVHAHQWWPDGPRMRPLSDAHETHLCGVARKD is encoded by the coding sequence ATGCCCGGCCCCGGCCCGGTGCCGATCGACTACTCGCAGCCCAACCAGGCCCGCTTCCACGACGCGCTGCTCGGCGGCGCGGACAACTACGAAGCCGACCGGGAGTTGTTGCGGCGGGTGCTCGAAGTCGTGCCCGGCGCCCCGGCGGCGGCCAAGGAACTCCAGCTGTGGATGCTGCGGGCGGTGCGCTTCCTCGCCGAGCGCGCGGGGGTCGCGCAGTTCGCCGACCTCGGCTCCGGCCTGCCCTCCGCGCCGCCCATCCACCGCGTGGTGCAGCAGTTCCACCCGCGCGCGCGGGTGGCCTACGTGGACAACGACCCGCTGGTGCTGGCCCACGGCCGGGCGCGGCTGGTGGACTACGACTCCACGCACTTCCTCGGCTGCGACTTCACCGATCCGGCAGGCACGCTCGCCGACCTGGCCGTGCACCTGGACCTGGACCAGCCGGTGGGCCTGGTGGCCAACGCGATGCTGCACCACCTCGAGGACCTCGACCAGGCCAAGAAGGTGCTGCACGGCTACGTGGACGCGCTCGCGCCCGGGTCCTACCTGCTGCTCACGCACCTGCACAACGAGAGCCCGGCGGCGCGGGAGCTGCTGAAGCTGTACGAAGGCACGCCGCTGCAAGCGGTCGCGCGTTCGCGCGAGCAGATCACCGAGTTGTTCGACGGGCTGCGGATCCTCGAACCCGGGCTGGTCCACGCGCACCAGTGGTGGCCGGACGGGCCGCGCATGCGCCCCCTGTCCGACGCCCACGAGACGCACCTGTGCGGGGTCGCCCGCAAGGATTAA
- a CDS encoding L,D-transpeptidase, giving the protein MKKLISAVTGVAAAAVLGACSGGGSAAPAAAPVATTTTPVVTTTTPSPSSVPVETPSSTPPPPPTSSSKPKPSTTKPKPKPVDKPKPAAGVPCSISSGACVDLSAKKTWIIRDGKVVYGPVPITAGKKGYPTPLGTFSVISKVKNYHSRQFDAPMPNSVFFVPGIAFHSGSLSQQSHGCIHLSPGASAKYFSTLKVGDPVQVVR; this is encoded by the coding sequence GTGAAGAAGCTGATCTCGGCGGTGACCGGGGTGGCCGCGGCCGCGGTGCTCGGTGCCTGCTCGGGCGGGGGATCGGCGGCTCCGGCCGCGGCGCCCGTGGCGACCACGACGACGCCGGTGGTGACCACGACGACGCCGTCGCCGTCCTCGGTGCCGGTGGAGACGCCGTCCAGCACGCCCCCACCGCCGCCGACGTCATCCTCGAAGCCGAAACCGAGCACCACGAAGCCCAAGCCGAAGCCGGTGGACAAGCCCAAGCCCGCCGCCGGGGTCCCGTGCTCGATCAGCTCGGGCGCGTGCGTGGACCTCTCGGCGAAGAAGACCTGGATCATCCGCGACGGCAAGGTGGTCTACGGGCCGGTGCCGATCACCGCGGGCAAGAAGGGCTACCCCACGCCGCTCGGCACGTTCAGCGTGATCTCGAAGGTGAAGAACTACCACAGCAGGCAGTTCGACGCGCCGATGCCGAACTCGGTGTTCTTCGTACCCGGCATCGCGTTCCACTCGGGCAGCCTGTCGCAGCAGTCGCACGGCTGCATCCACCTGTCGCCCGGCGCCTCGGCGAAGTACTTCTCCACGCTGAAGGTCGGGGACCCGGTGCAGGTCGTGCGCTGA
- a CDS encoding HAD family phosphatase, translated as MNWVVFDFGEVIVRRTEALPELATRYRAALGDFEPAYWKHRDAYDAGASDLEYWGAIGADLGVEVDADFSAELTALDIGGWSRTDPETLALLAELDEAGVPLALLSNAAPSMGRHVERQEWARHFRHLVFSGDLGVLKPDPAIFRALLDRLGARGEECLFFDDRQVNVDGAIAAGLRAERWTGSGKARAQLGWKGTEGPLPFS; from the coding sequence ATGAACTGGGTGGTCTTCGATTTCGGCGAGGTGATCGTCCGGCGCACCGAGGCGCTGCCGGAACTCGCCACGCGTTACCGCGCCGCCCTCGGTGATTTCGAACCGGCGTACTGGAAACACCGCGACGCCTACGACGCCGGTGCCAGCGACCTCGAATACTGGGGCGCCATCGGCGCCGACCTCGGCGTCGAGGTGGACGCGGATTTCTCCGCCGAACTCACCGCGCTGGACATCGGCGGCTGGTCGCGGACCGACCCGGAAACCCTGGCCCTGCTGGCGGAACTGGACGAGGCCGGGGTGCCGCTGGCCCTGCTGTCCAACGCGGCGCCGTCGATGGGCAGGCACGTGGAGCGGCAGGAGTGGGCGCGGCATTTCCGGCACCTCGTCTTTTCCGGCGACCTCGGGGTGCTCAAACCCGATCCAGCGATTTTCCGCGCACTGCTCGACCGGCTCGGCGCCCGCGGCGAGGAATGCCTCTTCTTCGACGATCGCCAGGTGAACGTGGACGGCGCCATCGCAGCGGGGCTGCGCGCGGAAAGGTGGACCGGGAGTGGAAAAGCCCGGGCGCAGTTGGGCTGGAAGGGTACTGAAGGGCCGCTGCCGTTCAGTTGA
- a CDS encoding serine/threonine-protein kinase: MQPLRPDEPRQLGPYRLIAALGEGGMGRVLLGIAPDGRLVAVKQVHAQFAHDPGFRERFRREVATSRLVSGAYTAAVMDADPEAETPWLASVFVTGPSLKEAGPLPVDSLRHLATGLAAALLDIHRAGLIHRDLKPSNVLLTDDGPRVIDFGIARAVEDGQELTGTGAIIGSPAFMSPEQAGTAPVTPASDVFSFGALMVMAATGQGPFTGTTTAQTLYNVVHNQPDLSAVPPEIRRFVEPCLAKNPAHRPTPAQLLDFLGHVPPGTTPWPEHVHAQIRRQDAEVRTALSLPLPAWQPPPPKPRPAKKRRRWIWAVSAAVLAVALVAGTVTIYRVAQSAKAERDAPPPLSIQDALTPERLLRADPCKVLDSEYTPDERPVYTHRCKYTGTKGVEFDLVLGDALETTGIRTSPTVIDGQGVLLNDISGGCEAMVRLPTRPQSSVMIYNSSRDGDPCAIAETAMTEALKRLRDPVVDRQTWPGSLLPVDPCSVLDDATAQKIVGAAVKPAPQALRRCEWAAQDTLSISLDHGAPDTEGEEVDIGGIPVRRKETNSSGSKLCALAWVHVKPSAREGDNVRLTYYSATGGDACAKAEEAAKAVIPKLPKP; the protein is encoded by the coding sequence GTGCAGCCGCTTCGCCCCGACGAACCACGCCAGCTCGGCCCGTACCGCCTGATCGCCGCACTCGGCGAGGGCGGCATGGGGCGCGTGCTGCTGGGCATCGCGCCCGACGGCAGGCTGGTCGCGGTCAAGCAGGTGCACGCCCAGTTCGCGCACGATCCCGGGTTCCGCGAGCGGTTCCGCCGGGAGGTGGCCACCTCCCGGCTGGTCTCCGGCGCCTACACCGCGGCGGTGATGGACGCCGATCCCGAGGCCGAAACCCCGTGGCTGGCGTCGGTGTTCGTCACCGGGCCGTCGCTGAAGGAAGCCGGGCCACTGCCGGTCGATTCGCTGCGGCACCTGGCCACCGGGCTGGCCGCCGCGCTGCTCGACATCCACCGCGCCGGGCTGATCCACCGCGACCTCAAGCCCAGCAACGTCCTGCTCACCGACGACGGCCCGCGCGTGATCGACTTCGGCATCGCCAGGGCCGTCGAGGACGGGCAGGAGCTCACCGGCACCGGCGCGATCATCGGCTCACCCGCGTTCATGTCGCCCGAGCAGGCCGGGACCGCGCCGGTCACCCCGGCCAGCGACGTGTTCTCCTTCGGCGCGCTGATGGTCATGGCCGCCACGGGACAGGGTCCGTTCACCGGCACCACCACCGCGCAGACCCTCTACAACGTGGTCCACAACCAGCCGGACCTCAGCGCCGTGCCGCCGGAGATCCGCCGCTTCGTCGAGCCGTGCCTGGCCAAGAATCCCGCGCACCGCCCGACTCCGGCGCAATTGCTCGACTTCCTCGGCCACGTCCCGCCCGGCACCACACCGTGGCCTGAGCACGTCCACGCACAGATCCGCCGGCAGGACGCCGAGGTCCGCACCGCGCTCTCCCTGCCACTGCCCGCCTGGCAGCCACCGCCACCGAAACCGCGTCCGGCGAAGAAGCGCCGCCGCTGGATCTGGGCGGTGAGCGCGGCGGTGCTCGCGGTGGCGCTGGTCGCGGGCACGGTGACGATCTACCGGGTGGCGCAGTCGGCGAAGGCCGAGCGCGACGCCCCACCACCACTGTCCATTCAGGACGCTCTGACCCCGGAACGCCTGCTGCGCGCCGATCCCTGCAAGGTGCTCGACAGCGAGTACACCCCCGACGAGCGTCCCGTGTACACCCACCGCTGCAAGTACACCGGCACCAAGGGCGTGGAGTTCGACCTGGTGCTCGGCGACGCGCTGGAGACCACCGGCATCCGCACCTCGCCGACGGTGATCGACGGACAGGGCGTGCTGCTCAACGACATCAGCGGCGGCTGCGAGGCGATGGTCCGGCTGCCCACCCGACCCCAGTCCAGTGTGATGATCTACAACTCCTCGCGGGACGGCGATCCGTGCGCCATCGCCGAAACCGCGATGACCGAGGCGCTGAAGCGGTTGCGCGATCCCGTGGTCGACCGGCAGACGTGGCCGGGCAGCCTGCTCCCGGTGGACCCGTGCTCGGTGCTCGACGACGCCACCGCCCAGAAGATCGTCGGCGCGGCGGTGAAACCCGCGCCGCAGGCGTTGCGCCGCTGCGAATGGGCCGCGCAGGACACGTTGTCGATCAGCCTCGACCACGGCGCGCCCGACACCGAGGGCGAGGAGGTCGATATCGGTGGGATTCCCGTGCGGCGCAAGGAAACCAACAGCTCCGGATCCAAACTGTGCGCGCTGGCCTGGGTGCACGTGAAGCCGAGCGCGCGCGAGGGCGACAACGTCCGGCTGACCTACTACTCGGCGACCGGCGGCGACGCCTGCGCGAAAGCGGAAGAGGCGGCAAAAGCGGTTATCCCGAAGCTGCCGAAGCCCTAA
- a CDS encoding ESX secretion-associated protein EspG: MGSPNGSLVLSALEFDVLWEAQGLPERHVALDVPTPGHTHAERAALIERAWRTLADKRLARGRRADGDVLDMLNLLAHPKLSIDVWVWAEREIHGLAASVGSDALLGVVDGDEVWLIPTRDSSLAEAAVSVTGELSPGVGRSVSLPHDVLVEADADARGDAKALVTALEDRGVPLWQCQELAGMLLGTLARGQFGVERQGRDGTMRRAPRVVAFHDTDAGRYLFQLARNTDNRNWATIAPADNTLLAQRVYELMEEV, encoded by the coding sequence GTGGGTTCGCCCAACGGCAGCCTGGTGCTGTCCGCGCTGGAATTCGACGTGCTCTGGGAAGCCCAAGGCCTGCCCGAGCGGCACGTTGCGCTCGACGTCCCGACGCCGGGCCACACCCACGCCGAACGAGCGGCGCTGATCGAGCGGGCGTGGCGCACGCTCGCCGACAAGCGCCTGGCCAGAGGCCGCCGTGCCGACGGTGACGTGCTCGACATGCTGAACCTGCTCGCCCACCCGAAGCTCAGCATCGACGTCTGGGTGTGGGCGGAACGGGAGATCCACGGGCTCGCGGCGAGCGTGGGCAGCGACGCGCTGCTCGGCGTGGTCGACGGAGACGAGGTGTGGCTCATCCCGACCAGGGACAGCTCGCTCGCCGAGGCCGCGGTGTCGGTTACCGGCGAGCTGTCCCCCGGCGTGGGCCGGTCGGTCAGCCTGCCGCACGACGTGCTCGTCGAAGCCGACGCCGACGCCCGCGGGGACGCGAAAGCGCTGGTCACCGCGCTGGAGGACCGCGGGGTCCCGTTGTGGCAGTGCCAGGAGCTGGCCGGGATGCTGCTCGGCACGCTCGCGCGCGGCCAGTTCGGGGTGGAGCGGCAGGGCCGGGACGGGACGATGCGCCGGGCGCCGAGGGTGGTCGCCTTCCACGACACCGACGCCGGTCGTTACCTGTTCCAGCTGGCCCGCAACACGGACAACCGGAACTGGGCGACCATCGCCCCCGCCGACAACACCCTGCTGGCCCAGCGGGTTTACGAACTCATGGAAGAGGTCTAA
- a CDS encoding DUF3558 domain-containing protein has product MSTRLKPFVCLAAGLATVACGSEQAPAPAPTTEAAPALVARPAELRLDGVDPCTLFTEPQLDELKITEQPEPLPVDNQREGPTCSLPVAKGEPHYTYYVEAITGADLAAWLTGDRHKSSKNTEPGQVERFPALTHYGRGGAPSDCETLVGVAEGQTLRVQLYPVTRGAFDQRQLCELSAGAAALAVRTLGSRG; this is encoded by the coding sequence GTGTCCACCCGGCTTAAGCCCTTCGTCTGCCTGGCCGCCGGGCTGGCCACGGTGGCGTGCGGGTCCGAGCAGGCCCCGGCCCCGGCGCCGACCACCGAGGCCGCGCCGGCGCTGGTCGCGCGCCCGGCCGAGCTGCGCCTGGACGGGGTCGACCCGTGCACGCTGTTCACCGAACCGCAGCTCGACGAGCTGAAGATCACCGAGCAGCCCGAGCCGCTGCCCGTGGACAACCAGCGCGAAGGCCCGACCTGCTCGCTGCCGGTCGCGAAGGGCGAACCGCACTACACCTACTACGTGGAAGCGATCACCGGCGCCGATCTCGCCGCCTGGCTGACCGGTGACCGCCACAAGAGCAGCAAGAACACCGAACCGGGCCAGGTGGAGCGCTTCCCGGCGCTGACCCACTACGGCCGCGGTGGTGCACCCAGCGACTGCGAGACGCTGGTCGGCGTGGCCGAAGGCCAGACCCTGCGGGTGCAGCTCTACCCGGTCACCAGGGGCGCGTTCGACCAGCGGCAACTGTGCGAGCTGTCGGCGGGCGCGGCGGCGCTGGCGGTACGGACCTTGGGATCCAGGGGTTAG